Proteins encoded within one genomic window of Microcebus murinus isolate Inina chromosome 8, M.murinus_Inina_mat1.0, whole genome shotgun sequence:
- the MTERF4 gene encoding transcription termination factor 4, mitochondrial — MAAFRRQVLNCCRLVPLTWARMARETACVGERKTMTASLWRKLTTASSRGDLEELSCVGSNKYVKEPECRVNLVLLEKQRAPVDRGSLELEKVTSSLLDMGFSDAHVNELLSIQPGANPQQLLDIISEFILLGLNPEPVCVALKKSPQLLKLSVMQMKKRCAYLRKLGLGEGKIKRVLYCCPEIFTMHQRDIDDIVQVLKEKCLFTVQQVTSILYRCPSVLREEPSELEYKFQYAYFRMGVKHLDIVRNEFLQYSMAKIKQRHVYLERLGRYQTPDKKGQTQVPNPLLKDILRVSEAEFLARTARSSVEEFEVFKKLLAREEDEESESGLSDDKRASLDEDEEDEEDEEDEEDQL; from the exons ATGGCTGCGTTTCGTCGGCAG GTCCTTAATTGCTGCCGCCTCGTCCCCCTAACTTGGGCCCGTATGGCTAGGGAGACTGCTTGTGTTGGAGAACGGAAAACAATGACTGCTTCTTTGTGGCGTAAACTGACTACAGCCTCCAGCAGAGGGGACCTTGAGGAGTTATCCTGTGTGGGATCCAATAAGTACGTGAAGGAGCCGGAGTGCAGGGTGAATCTTGTTCTCCTTGAGAAGCAGAGGGCTCCTGTGGATCGAGGGTCCTTGGAGCTAGAGAAGGTCACCAGTTCCCTCCTGGACATGGGTTTCAGTGATGCCCATGTTAATGAATTGCTCAGTATACAGCCAGGTGCCAACCCTCAGCAGTTGCTGGACATCATTTCAGAGTTTATACTCTTGGGTCTGAATCCAGAGCCTGTGTGTGTAGCCTTGAAGAAAAGTCCCCAATTATTGAAGCTGTCTGTAATGCAAATGAAGAAGCGCTGCGCATACCTGCGAAAGCTTGGACTTGGAGAAG GGAAAATAAAGAGGGTGCTTTACTGTTGCCCTGAAATTTTCACCATGCATCAGCGGGACATTGATGACATTGTCCAGGTCCTCAAGGAAAAGTGCCTTTTCACGGTCCAGCAGGTAACCAGTATTTTATACAGATGCCCCTCTGTTCTTCGAGAGGAACCCAGTGAACTGGAGTACAAATTCCAG TATGCGTATTTTAGGATGGGAGTTAAGCACCTGGATATAGTAAGGAATGAGTTCTTGCAGTACTCAATGGCCAAGATTAAGCAGAGGCACGTGTACCTGGAGCGCCTGGGACGGTACCAGACCCCAGATAAGAAGGGGCAGACGCAGGTCCCCAACCCGCTGCTCAAGGACATCCTCAGAGTCTCAGAAGCCGAGTTTTTGGCCAGGACAGCCCGTTCTTCtgttgaggagtttgaggtttttaaGAAGCTCCTGGCTCGGGAGGAAGACGAGGAGTCTGAGAGCGGCTTGTCAGATGACAAAAGGGCAAGTCTGGATGAGGacgaggaggatgaggaggacgaggaggatgaggaggaccAGCTGTGA